In Polynucleobacter arcticus, the following proteins share a genomic window:
- a CDS encoding MFS transporter, with the protein MNPSELRSTLALAGIFGLRMLGLFLLLPVFSIHARGLPGGEHALWVGLTLGIFNIVQACFYIPLGRLSDRIGRKPVVLWGLSLFVAGALICAAQDDLLWIAIGRGVMGAGAVSAAISAWVADLTREQVRTRAMALVGGSIALSFALSLVIAAPIYRIISLSGIFVVLAVLGVGAMFVAYYVLPSTKPEPRALQASLRKVFLRPELMRLNVGVFVLHATQVAMFLVVPRLLVEAGLPLASHWQVYLPVVLLSFFLMAPILIFGEKKEQLRTVLLVAIVLLLIAELVFTSAYSITAIAIALLIYFVGFNLLEALQPSLVSRFAQESKGTALGVYNTTQSIGLFTGAVIGGWLMDSHGDVSVFVMGAALLLCWLIIAWSMGTMPTRAIDSKDLAPKTAP; encoded by the coding sequence ATGAATCCTTCTGAACTTCGCTCTACTCTGGCCTTAGCGGGCATTTTTGGCCTCCGTATGTTGGGCTTATTTCTGCTTTTGCCTGTTTTTAGTATTCATGCGAGGGGCTTGCCTGGTGGCGAGCACGCCCTCTGGGTGGGTCTTACCCTCGGAATCTTTAATATTGTTCAGGCTTGCTTCTACATCCCCTTAGGTCGTCTTTCCGACCGAATTGGTCGAAAACCAGTCGTTTTGTGGGGTCTATCTTTATTTGTAGCTGGTGCGTTGATTTGTGCGGCCCAAGACGATCTCTTGTGGATCGCCATCGGTCGTGGAGTAATGGGCGCTGGAGCTGTTTCAGCAGCGATTTCCGCTTGGGTCGCTGATTTGACTCGGGAGCAAGTGCGCACCCGTGCGATGGCCTTAGTTGGAGGCAGTATTGCCCTCTCGTTTGCCCTTTCCCTGGTTATTGCCGCCCCAATCTATCGCATAATTAGCTTGAGCGGCATTTTTGTAGTGTTAGCAGTCCTTGGGGTTGGGGCGATGTTTGTTGCTTATTACGTTCTACCCAGCACGAAGCCCGAGCCTAGGGCACTGCAAGCGAGCCTGAGGAAGGTATTTTTGCGTCCGGAGTTAATGCGCTTAAATGTGGGGGTATTCGTATTACATGCTACTCAAGTCGCCATGTTTCTGGTGGTGCCCCGTTTATTGGTGGAAGCAGGTCTGCCATTGGCGTCCCACTGGCAGGTTTATCTTCCGGTAGTACTACTTTCTTTTTTCTTGATGGCGCCGATTCTGATTTTTGGTGAAAAGAAGGAGCAGTTACGTACGGTTTTATTGGTGGCGATTGTGCTGCTCTTGATCGCTGAATTGGTGTTTACAAGCGCCTATTCAATTACTGCTATCGCTATTGCTTTATTGATTTACTTCGTTGGTTTTAATTTGCTGGAAGCATTGCAGCCTTCACTAGTTTCTCGTTTTGCTCAAGAGTCTAAGGGTACTGCGCTGGGCGTTTACAACACCACCCAGTCAATTGGTCTCTTTACAGGGGCTGTAATTGGGGGTTGGCTGATGGATAGCCACGGCGATGTATCAGTCTTTGTGATGGGCGCAGCGCTACTTTTATGCTGGCTTATAATTGCTTGGTCAATGGGTACTATGCCAACGAGAGCCATAGATTCAAAGGATCTAGCACCAAAGACAGCACCTTAG